The following proteins are encoded in a genomic region of Rhodoferax aquaticus:
- the betB gene encoding betaine-aldehyde dehydrogenase: MTDTLIPSFINGRAVHGRGARFDTVNPATGAVIGGVHDCIEADVQDAIAAAQSGFALWSAMTGTERGRILQRAVQLLRQRNDELAALEVQDTGKPWQEAQVVDVASGADCIEYFAGAAATLAGAQYPLKNAFAYTRREPLGICVGIGAWNYPIQIACWKSAPALAAGNAMIFKPSELTPMTAVKLAEVYLEAGVPPGVFQVLQGRGSTGALLAAHPDVAKVSVTGSVPTGKRVMASAANTLKRVTMELGGKSPLVIFDDADLEQAVTASMMANFYTQGEICTNGTRVFVQRGVIDQFLARLTERTKLLRIGDPMDPVTEVGALISSAHKEKVLGYIQIGLAEGATLLCGGTAAQVPGFEQGNFVAPTIFSNCTDGMRIVQEEIFGPVMSVLVFDDEAEVITRANNTRFGLAAGVFTRDSARGHRMAAAFKAGICWINNYNITPIEMPFGGAGESGIGHENSMVAMEHYTQLKTVYVELGQVACGYR; encoded by the coding sequence ATGACCGACACACTCATCCCCAGCTTCATCAACGGCCGCGCAGTCCATGGGCGCGGCGCACGCTTTGACACCGTCAACCCCGCCACTGGCGCCGTCATCGGTGGTGTGCACGACTGCATTGAGGCCGATGTACAAGACGCCATTGCGGCCGCACAGAGCGGCTTTGCACTCTGGTCCGCCATGACGGGCACCGAGCGCGGCCGCATCTTGCAACGTGCGGTGCAGCTGCTGCGCCAACGCAATGACGAACTCGCTGCGCTAGAGGTCCAAGACACCGGCAAACCCTGGCAAGAAGCCCAGGTGGTAGACGTCGCCAGCGGCGCGGACTGCATTGAGTACTTTGCAGGCGCTGCCGCCACCTTGGCCGGGGCGCAGTATCCCTTGAAGAACGCATTCGCCTACACCCGCCGCGAACCGCTGGGCATTTGCGTTGGCATTGGTGCGTGGAACTACCCCATCCAGATTGCCTGCTGGAAGTCCGCCCCCGCGCTGGCAGCCGGTAATGCCATGATCTTCAAGCCGTCTGAACTCACTCCCATGACCGCCGTAAAACTGGCCGAGGTGTATCTGGAAGCTGGCGTGCCACCGGGCGTGTTTCAGGTCTTGCAAGGGCGTGGTTCTACGGGCGCGCTTTTGGCGGCCCACCCCGATGTGGCCAAAGTGTCGGTCACGGGTTCGGTGCCGACCGGTAAGCGCGTCATGGCCAGCGCCGCCAACACACTCAAGCGGGTGACCATGGAGCTGGGCGGCAAGTCCCCCTTGGTGATTTTTGACGACGCCGACCTGGAGCAAGCGGTCACGGCCTCCATGATGGCCAACTTCTACACCCAGGGCGAGATCTGCACCAATGGCACCCGCGTGTTTGTGCAGCGCGGTGTCATCGACCAGTTCTTGGCACGGCTTACCGAGCGCACCAAGCTGTTGCGCATTGGCGACCCCATGGACCCTGTGACTGAAGTGGGCGCCCTCATCTCTAGCGCGCACAAAGAAAAAGTGCTGGGCTACATCCAAATTGGTCTGGCGGAAGGCGCCACCTTGCTGTGCGGCGGCACGGCAGCACAAGTGCCTGGTTTTGAACAAGGCAACTTTGTAGCGCCCACCATTTTTAGCAACTGCACTGATGGCATGCGCATCGTGCAAGAAGAAATCTTTGGGCCCGTCATGTCGGTCTTGGTGTTTGACGACGAAGCCGAAGTCATTACCCGCGCCAACAACACCCGCTTTGGCTTGGCCGCTGGCGTATTCACCCGCGACAGCGCGCGCGGCCACCGCATGGCGGCGGCGTTTAAGGCCGGTATTTGCTGGATCAACAACTACAACATCACGCCCATTGAAATGCCCTTTGGCGGCGCTGGCGAATCGGGCATTGGCCACGAAAACAGCATGGTGGCCATGGAGCACTACACCCAACTCAAAACTGTCTATGTGGAACTGGGCCAAGTGGCCTGCGGCTACCGCTAA
- the betA gene encoding choline dehydrogenase has protein sequence MATENFDYIIVGAGSAGCVLANRLTEDPNVTVLVLEAGPGDRSIFIHMPSAFAYPLANDKFNWFYHSEPEPFMNQRAMYCPRGRVLGGSSSINGMVYIRGHALDYDGWASHAGLEHWSYADCLPYFRKAETRAKGGDAYRGNDGPLHVSTGACKNPLYTAFIQAGQQAGYAYTEDMNGFRQEGLGPMDMTVHKGRRWSTAMAYLRPAMQRPNLHVRTRALVTRVVTESSNKAPKAVGVEVVNGSTLDVLRANREVILCGGAINSPQILQLSGIGNPDELRSLGLPVVAALPGVGENLQDHLETYVQYACKEPITLYSAMNPWAKLKIGVEWMLKGTGLGATNHFESGGFIRSDAGVKHPDLQYHFLPMAISYDGSAPASFHGFQAHVGPMRPTSKGFVKLKSANPKDAPRILFNYMGTEQDRKEMRAGVRLTREIFEQAAFDRFRGEAVSPTAKVQTDDEIDAHIREHAESALHPSCTCRMGTDDMAVTDGSGRVHGVSNLRVVDASIMPDVVSGNLNAPTIMLAEKMADIILGRPSLPRSDAPFFVHPAYQTAQR, from the coding sequence ATGGCAACTGAAAACTTTGACTACATCATCGTAGGCGCCGGCTCGGCGGGCTGCGTGCTGGCCAACCGCCTGACCGAAGACCCCAATGTCACGGTCTTGGTCCTGGAAGCAGGCCCGGGTGACCGCAGCATTTTCATCCACATGCCCTCGGCATTTGCCTACCCGCTGGCCAACGACAAGTTCAACTGGTTCTACCACTCAGAGCCCGAGCCGTTTATGAACCAGCGCGCCATGTACTGCCCGCGTGGCCGGGTGCTGGGTGGCTCGTCATCCATCAACGGCATGGTGTACATCCGCGGCCATGCACTGGACTATGACGGCTGGGCCAGCCACGCCGGGCTAGAGCACTGGTCTTACGCCGACTGCCTGCCCTACTTTCGCAAAGCCGAAACCCGCGCAAAAGGGGGCGACGCTTACCGAGGCAACGACGGCCCGCTGCACGTATCCACCGGCGCCTGCAAAAACCCGCTCTACACAGCCTTCATCCAAGCCGGACAACAAGCGGGCTATGCCTACACCGAAGACATGAACGGCTTCCGCCAGGAAGGTCTGGGCCCCATGGACATGACGGTGCACAAGGGCAGGCGCTGGAGCACGGCCATGGCCTACCTGCGCCCCGCTATGCAGCGCCCCAACTTGCATGTGCGCACCCGTGCCTTGGTCACACGCGTGGTCACCGAGTCCAGCAACAAAGCCCCCAAGGCGGTGGGCGTGGAAGTGGTGAACGGCAGCACGCTGGACGTGCTGCGTGCCAACCGCGAGGTGATCTTGTGTGGTGGCGCTATCAACTCGCCGCAAATTTTGCAGCTCTCCGGCATTGGCAACCCTGACGAGTTGCGCAGCCTGGGCCTGCCCGTGGTGGCGGCCTTGCCGGGTGTGGGTGAAAACCTGCAAGACCATTTGGAAACCTATGTGCAGTACGCCTGCAAAGAGCCCATCACCTTGTACAGCGCCATGAACCCTTGGGCCAAGCTCAAGATCGGCGTGGAGTGGATGCTCAAGGGCACGGGCCTGGGTGCGACCAACCACTTTGAGTCGGGTGGATTCATTCGCAGCGATGCCGGTGTCAAGCACCCCGACCTGCAGTACCACTTTTTGCCCATGGCCATCAGCTACGACGGCAGTGCACCGGCCAGCTTTCACGGCTTTCAGGCCCACGTGGGGCCTATGCGCCCCACCAGCAAAGGCTTTGTCAAACTCAAGAGCGCCAACCCCAAGGACGCGCCACGCATCTTGTTCAACTACATGGGCACCGAGCAAGACCGCAAAGAGATGCGCGCGGGCGTGCGCCTGACCCGGGAGATTTTTGAACAGGCCGCGTTTGACCGATTCCGTGGCGAGGCTGTTTCGCCTACCGCCAAGGTGCAAACCGATGACGAGATTGACGCCCACATCCGTGAGCACGCTGAGAGCGCCTTGCACCCCTCCTGCACCTGCCGCATGGGCACCGATGACATGGCGGTGACCGACGGCAGCGGACGCGTGCATGGCGTGAGCAACCTGCGGGTGGTGGATGCGTCCATCATGCCCGATGTGGTGAGCGGCAACCTCAATGCGCCCACCATCATGCTGGCCGAGAAAATGGCGGACATCATTCTCGGCCGCCCCAGCCTGCCACGCTCTGACGCCCCTTTCTTTGTGCACCCGGCTTACCAAACGGCGCAGCGCTAG
- a CDS encoding transporter: MANNTPNPTYGADTSGLIYGFQFNPDGHAVALDAAAALRWLNSEQVASQGGFVWLHFNMAHASTEKWLRENLQLSGVFHESLKDGSRSTRVELDDDTLVAVVNDVHYDFAFEPSDISTLWLSVGRNLVVSARLQPLRSIDRLRDAVRKGATVRSSVALLVHLMHDQGDVLVDIVRGTTARVDGIEDKLLAGRLETKRADLGSLRRLLVRLQRLLAPEPAALFRLLRKPPAWIQEEDLEDLRQSTEEFNVALSDMAALQERIKLLQEEIAGRVAEANNRSLFVLTIVTVLALPINIIAGLLGMNVGGVPFNEHPHGFWIVIAIIVTFTAIAAWIAFRKTKE; the protein is encoded by the coding sequence ATGGCCAACAACACCCCTAACCCCACCTACGGCGCAGACACCTCCGGCCTGATTTACGGGTTTCAGTTCAACCCCGACGGGCATGCGGTGGCGCTTGACGCGGCAGCCGCCCTGCGCTGGCTGAACTCGGAGCAAGTCGCCAGCCAAGGCGGCTTTGTGTGGCTGCACTTCAATATGGCCCACGCGTCTACCGAGAAGTGGCTGCGCGAGAACCTGCAGCTCTCTGGCGTGTTTCATGAGTCGCTCAAAGACGGCTCACGCTCTACCCGCGTGGAGCTGGACGACGACACCCTGGTGGCCGTGGTGAACGATGTGCACTACGACTTTGCGTTTGAGCCCTCTGACATCTCCACATTGTGGCTGTCGGTGGGCCGGAACTTGGTGGTCAGCGCGCGGCTGCAACCGCTGCGCTCTATTGACCGGCTGCGTGACGCTGTGCGCAAAGGCGCTACCGTGCGCTCCTCGGTGGCACTCTTGGTGCACCTGATGCATGACCAAGGCGATGTGCTGGTGGACATTGTGCGCGGCACCACAGCCCGTGTGGATGGCATTGAAGACAAGCTGTTGGCCGGCCGGCTAGAGACCAAGCGGGCCGACCTCGGCTCGCTGCGCCGTTTGCTGGTGCGCCTGCAGCGACTGCTGGCACCCGAGCCTGCTGCCCTGTTTCGCCTGCTGCGCAAGCCCCCGGCGTGGATACAAGAAGAAGACCTGGAAGACCTGCGCCAATCTACCGAAGAGTTCAACGTAGCCTTGAGCGACATGGCCGCCCTGCAAGAGCGCATCAAGCTGCTGCAAGAAGAGATTGCCGGACGCGTGGCCGAGGCCAATAACCGCAGCCTGTTTGTGCTGACCATCGTGACCGTGTTAGCGCTGCCCATCAACATCATTGCGGGCCTCTTGGGCATGAACGTGGGTGGCGTCCCATTTAACGAACACCCGCACGGGTTTTGGATTGTGATCGCCATCATCGTGACCTTTACCGCCATTGCCGCTTGGATTGCGTTTCGCAAGACCAAAGAGTAG
- a CDS encoding serine hydrolase domain-containing protein: protein MKKVVLGTLVLVGVAAVGGWLSLDKETRGLLATVPTNRDLLFWTQPQRDAAFRALDRLPILAKVHVVPASGNPSPLPAGAPLKLPTDVDAYMAGQRMAALLVVHDGKLRMERYGLGFDGDGRWTSFSVAKSFTSTLVGAAVKDGYIKSLDDKVSLYIPDLKGSAYDDVSVRQLLTMTSGVKWNEDYADPNSDVAKFNNHKPTDGVDALVSYMRTLPRDVPAGTRWLYSTGETNLVGTLVQQATKKPLATYLAEKVWGPAGMEQQATWILSKTGQEIGGCCVQAAPRDYARMGQFILNGGMVNGKSIVPDGWWAEATTKRTDIGEPGRGYGYQWWTFDDGSYSARGIFGQGIFIDPKRKLVIVSNANWAGGARDKVAIVARDAFYRDVQKAVDDEGAAPAK from the coding sequence GTGAAAAAAGTGGTGCTCGGCACCTTGGTTCTTGTGGGCGTTGCCGCTGTTGGCGGCTGGTTGAGCTTGGACAAAGAAACACGCGGTTTGTTGGCCACCGTGCCGACCAACCGCGATTTGTTGTTTTGGACCCAGCCGCAGCGCGATGCGGCGTTTCGCGCCTTGGACCGCCTACCTATCTTGGCCAAGGTGCATGTGGTGCCCGCAAGCGGCAACCCTTCACCTTTGCCTGCAGGGGCACCGTTGAAACTACCTACCGATGTGGATGCCTACATGGCGGGCCAGCGCATGGCTGCACTGCTGGTGGTGCACGATGGCAAGCTGCGCATGGAGCGCTACGGTCTGGGCTTTGACGGCGATGGCCGTTGGACCAGCTTCTCGGTGGCCAAGTCATTTACGTCCACCTTGGTTGGGGCCGCGGTGAAAGATGGGTACATCAAAAGCTTGGACGACAAGGTAAGCCTCTACATCCCTGACCTCAAGGGCTCTGCCTATGACGACGTGAGCGTGCGCCAACTGCTCACCATGACCTCTGGCGTCAAGTGGAACGAAGACTACGCCGATCCCAACTCCGACGTCGCCAAGTTCAACAACCACAAACCCACCGATGGCGTGGACGCATTGGTGAGCTATATGCGGACCCTGCCGCGCGACGTGCCTGCAGGCACACGCTGGCTTTACAGCACGGGTGAAACCAACTTGGTGGGCACCTTGGTGCAGCAAGCCACCAAAAAGCCTTTGGCCACTTACCTCGCTGAAAAAGTGTGGGGCCCCGCGGGCATGGAGCAGCAGGCCACCTGGATCTTGAGCAAAACTGGCCAAGAGATTGGTGGCTGCTGCGTGCAAGCCGCCCCGCGTGATTACGCCCGCATGGGCCAGTTCATCTTGAATGGTGGCATGGTCAATGGCAAAAGCATCGTGCCCGATGGCTGGTGGGCGGAGGCCACTACCAAGCGCACCGACATTGGTGAACCGGGCCGTGGCTATGGGTACCAATGGTGGACTTTTGATGACGGCAGCTACTCCGCCCGGGGTATTTTTGGGCAAGGCATTTTTATTGACCCCAAACGCAAGCTCGTCATCGTGTCCAACGCCAATTGGGCTGGCGGCGCCAGAGACAAGGTCGCTATCGTAGCACGCGATGCGTTCTACCGCGATGTTCAGAAGGCGGTTGACGATGAGGGCGCTGCGCCTGCGAAGTGA
- a CDS encoding hybrid sensor histidine kinase/response regulator: MDFPFPDREVHMPAPAHTDSMALQERASKAGGRVYGYLGLFLLALVGTALLFTYFLREGHNQAVAKATADGTNLAKVLERQFDSSLRRLDADLQGVVRRIAPQELDAKLAPRYRKDWASYLDSLKVNFAEVADFYVVDAVGDTIYSSGTFKSFNVAERSHFKRLQADPSAGLVWTDVVVSKSNGRPTIVFARAIRNAEGTFVGLASVLVDLDYLQKAIAAIDLGPQGLIAIRSATDNKLLLRQPPIPAEVHKITKSSNFDRIVQGEKLGHSLFTSPLDGKTRYTTFLVLNDFPFFIYVALGQEEVLRTWYSQLLVSSVIALTLLLLMAWALWRLWRTEREREKAMENLVIARDHAEEASRSKGQFLANMSHEIRTPMNAILGMLHLLQGTELTSRQLDYASKAEGAAKSLLGLLNDILDFSKVEAGKMELEHEPFRLDQLLRDLSVVLSSNVGAKDIEVLYDVSPDLPEVVSGDALRLQQVLINLGGNAVKFTSQGQVVLAIRQLSATDSTVQLEFAIQDSGIGIAPENQAHIFSGFSQAEASTTRRFGGTGLGLAICKRLVGLMGGELTLSSVVGQGSTFSFRIDLPVSQEIPVTLARPSRQSMAPMRTLVIDDNPVAQRITYSIVQSWGWPVEVASSGDAAVHLVQKALDASPNAFPYPLILVDWQMPGMDGWDTARQLRQLSERCGVPPPTIIMVTGHGRDTLAQRSSDEQAMLSGFLVKPVTASMLLDAIADSANGSSSMRQVTRARPGGRQLQGMRVLVVEDNLINQQIAEELLSGEGAIVSLAANGQLGVEAVSAAAPQFDLVLMDVQMPVLDGYGATRLIREQLGLNALPIVAMTANAMSGDREACLAAGMNEHIGKPFDMAQLVSLLIRLTGFEDVASGTQLPPPPSAPLPVIEGLDLALAIGRMSGMRHLYVRTARDFAAILETVAEDLSVALDAEDAKKATMLLHTLKGNAGSLGALALAHEAERLEALCRTEGTGACRPQLSPLLSLVQASRDLMHTAIAALSEHAAPTSVLATDTSAAHDPRPALLELLALLKADDLNALQRFADVRHELEGLPNDLLQALELDLQALDLEAARQTCEQLLAS; the protein is encoded by the coding sequence ATGGACTTCCCATTTCCTGACCGAGAGGTGCACATGCCCGCCCCAGCGCATACGGACTCTATGGCTCTCCAAGAGCGTGCCTCCAAGGCTGGCGGTCGGGTCTATGGATATCTGGGGCTCTTTCTGCTGGCGTTGGTCGGCACCGCCCTTTTGTTCACCTATTTCTTGCGTGAAGGGCATAACCAAGCGGTTGCAAAGGCCACGGCCGATGGCACCAACTTAGCCAAGGTGCTGGAGCGTCAATTTGACTCCAGTTTGCGCCGCCTAGATGCAGACTTGCAAGGCGTGGTGCGCCGCATTGCGCCTCAAGAGTTGGACGCCAAGCTCGCGCCCCGCTATCGCAAAGACTGGGCGAGCTATTTAGACTCGTTGAAGGTGAATTTCGCAGAAGTTGCAGACTTTTACGTAGTGGACGCTGTGGGTGACACCATCTATTCGTCTGGAACGTTCAAAAGCTTTAACGTTGCCGAACGTTCGCACTTCAAGCGTTTGCAGGCTGACCCATCCGCCGGTTTGGTGTGGACGGATGTGGTGGTGTCCAAATCAAACGGTCGACCCACCATCGTTTTTGCACGGGCAATACGCAATGCTGAGGGCACCTTTGTAGGCCTAGCGTCCGTACTCGTTGATCTCGACTACCTGCAAAAAGCGATTGCAGCGATCGATCTTGGCCCGCAAGGTTTGATCGCCATCCGCAGTGCCACCGACAACAAACTGCTGCTTCGCCAGCCTCCGATTCCAGCAGAAGTGCACAAGATCACCAAGTCATCGAACTTCGACCGCATTGTGCAAGGCGAAAAACTGGGCCATTCGCTGTTTACTTCGCCACTCGATGGTAAGACGCGCTACACCACATTTTTGGTGCTCAATGATTTTCCGTTTTTCATCTATGTTGCCCTTGGCCAAGAAGAGGTTCTGCGTACTTGGTACTCGCAACTACTCGTTTCCTCCGTGATTGCGTTGACCTTGCTACTCCTCATGGCCTGGGCGCTGTGGCGGCTGTGGAGAACCGAGCGCGAGCGTGAAAAAGCCATGGAAAACTTGGTGATTGCCCGCGACCACGCGGAAGAAGCGAGCCGCAGCAAAGGCCAGTTTCTGGCCAACATGAGCCACGAGATACGCACCCCCATGAATGCCATACTGGGCATGCTGCACCTACTCCAAGGGACCGAGCTAACGTCTCGTCAACTTGATTACGCCAGCAAGGCGGAAGGGGCTGCCAAGTCGCTATTGGGTTTGCTCAACGACATCTTGGATTTCTCCAAGGTCGAGGCGGGCAAGATGGAGTTAGAGCACGAACCCTTTCGCTTGGATCAATTGCTGCGCGACCTCTCTGTGGTGCTCTCGTCCAATGTAGGCGCGAAAGACATCGAGGTTCTTTACGATGTTTCTCCAGATTTGCCAGAAGTCGTAAGCGGCGACGCCCTGCGATTGCAGCAAGTGCTGATCAACCTTGGGGGCAACGCCGTCAAGTTCACATCGCAAGGGCAAGTGGTGCTGGCAATTCGCCAGCTGTCTGCCACCGACTCCACGGTGCAGCTTGAGTTTGCCATTCAGGACTCGGGCATTGGCATTGCCCCCGAAAACCAAGCACATATATTCAGCGGCTTTTCACAAGCGGAGGCTTCAACAACCCGGCGCTTCGGGGGCACAGGCCTTGGGCTGGCCATTTGCAAACGCCTCGTGGGGCTGATGGGCGGTGAGCTAACGCTTTCCAGCGTTGTGGGGCAAGGCAGTACCTTTAGCTTTCGCATTGACTTACCTGTTTCGCAGGAGATACCTGTCACGCTGGCGCGGCCATCGCGGCAAAGCATGGCCCCCATGCGTACCTTGGTCATTGACGACAACCCCGTGGCTCAGCGCATCACCTACAGCATCGTGCAATCTTGGGGTTGGCCGGTTGAGGTGGCGTCTAGCGGCGATGCGGCCGTGCACCTCGTGCAGAAGGCCTTGGATGCGTCACCCAACGCGTTTCCTTACCCACTCATCTTGGTGGACTGGCAAATGCCGGGGATGGATGGGTGGGACACTGCGCGCCAACTCCGTCAACTGAGCGAACGCTGCGGCGTGCCTCCGCCCACCATCATCATGGTGACCGGCCACGGGCGCGATACCTTGGCGCAACGTAGCTCTGACGAACAAGCCATGCTGAGTGGGTTCTTGGTCAAGCCGGTGACGGCCTCCATGCTGCTGGATGCGATTGCAGACAGCGCCAACGGATCCTCATCCATGCGCCAGGTCACCCGGGCCCGACCTGGAGGGCGGCAGCTACAAGGGATGCGTGTGCTGGTCGTAGAAGACAACCTCATTAACCAGCAGATTGCTGAAGAGCTGCTCTCTGGCGAGGGGGCCATCGTTTCCCTGGCAGCCAACGGACAGCTGGGCGTAGAGGCCGTCAGTGCTGCAGCACCGCAGTTTGACTTGGTACTCATGGACGTACAAATGCCCGTACTTGACGGCTATGGCGCCACCCGCTTGATTCGTGAGCAGTTGGGACTCAATGCGCTCCCCATTGTGGCCATGACCGCCAACGCCATGTCTGGGGACCGTGAAGCCTGCCTTGCTGCGGGTATGAATGAACATATTGGCAAGCCCTTCGACATGGCACAACTGGTCTCCCTGTTAATACGCCTGACGGGGTTTGAGGACGTTGCATCAGGAACGCAGCTGCCCCCGCCGCCTAGCGCCCCTCTGCCCGTCATTGAAGGGCTTGATCTTGCGCTGGCGATCGGACGCATGTCGGGCATGCGGCATCTGTATGTGCGAACGGCGCGCGATTTCGCGGCCATCTTGGAGACGGTGGCCGAAGACCTGTCTGTCGCTTTGGACGCCGAAGACGCGAAAAAAGCCACCATGCTGTTGCATACCTTGAAGGGCAATGCAGGCTCTCTGGGGGCGCTTGCTTTGGCACACGAGGCGGAAAGGCTAGAGGCCCTCTGCCGCACCGAAGGCACCGGGGCCTGCCGACCGCAACTCAGCCCCCTGCTCTCCTTGGTGCAGGCAAGCCGAGACTTGATGCACACCGCCATAGCGGCTCTGTCAGAACATGCAGCCCCTACGTCCGTGTTGGCGACAGATACATCCGCCGCGCATGATCCACGCCCCGCCTTGCTTGAGTTGCTGGCTTTGCTGAAAGCAGATGACTTGAACGCACTGCAACGCTTCGCGGATGTGCGCCATGAACTAGAGGGTTTGCCCAACGATCTGCTGCAAGCGTTAGAGCTGGACTTGCAGGCCCTAGACCTAGAGGCAGCAAGGCAAACCTGCGAGCAACTACTGGCCTCTTGA
- a CDS encoding DMT family transporter, which yields MQTPTATTIVLPATMQAVRERQGLWLMVAGGVLLGSIGVFVEEAGQHPLVTVWFRCAFGALALLLWSAATGKMQDLRLGGASLAVACATGCLMLLNWTLFFAAISRTSMGVATVVFHIQPIWVILFSAIFLREPVSKGQWLATPVALCGLALTTGLLDDMASARSASSEYMLGLLLCMGASLCYAAVTLLSKSKQAISPFALSFWQCGVGAVVLAWAPFSLGWPQQPSAWLWLAGLGVIHTGLAYVILFAGMARLTFGKIAVLQFVYPLAAVLFDWAVYGTRLSVVQLVGVALMGASVWTIRKPSGKSSLSR from the coding sequence ATGCAAACCCCAACCGCCACCACTATCGTTCTCCCCGCCACCATGCAAGCTGTGCGCGAGCGGCAAGGTCTATGGCTGATGGTGGCGGGTGGCGTTCTGCTAGGCAGCATCGGCGTATTCGTAGAAGAGGCCGGCCAGCACCCGCTGGTGACGGTTTGGTTTCGCTGCGCTTTCGGCGCGCTGGCGCTGCTGCTGTGGAGTGCGGCCACCGGCAAGATGCAAGACCTGCGCCTGGGTGGAGCGAGCCTGGCCGTGGCCTGTGCCACCGGATGTTTGATGCTTCTGAACTGGACCCTGTTTTTTGCTGCCATTTCACGCACCTCGATGGGGGTCGCCACGGTGGTGTTTCATATTCAGCCCATCTGGGTCATCCTCTTTAGCGCCATCTTCTTGCGCGAGCCGGTGTCCAAAGGCCAATGGCTGGCCACGCCGGTCGCCCTGTGCGGGCTTGCACTGACCACCGGCTTGTTGGATGACATGGCATCGGCCCGGTCTGCCAGCAGCGAGTACATGCTGGGCTTGTTGCTGTGCATGGGCGCTTCCTTGTGCTACGCCGCCGTCACCTTGCTGAGCAAGTCCAAACAAGCCATCAGCCCCTTCGCATTGTCGTTTTGGCAGTGTGGGGTGGGCGCGGTGGTGCTGGCGTGGGCACCGTTCTCCTTGGGATGGCCCCAGCAGCCCAGTGCCTGGCTGTGGCTTGCAGGGCTGGGCGTCATTCACACCGGCCTAGCCTACGTGATTCTGTTTGCGGGTATGGCACGGCTCACTTTCGGCAAGATAGCCGTGTTGCAATTTGTGTACCCTCTGGCCGCAGTGTTGTTTGACTGGGCCGTCTATGGCACCCGCTTGAGTGTGGTGCAACTCGTGGGCGTCGCACTGATGGGTGCTTCTGTGTGGACCATCAGAAAACCAAGCGGCAAGTCGTCGCTAAGCCGTTAA
- a CDS encoding LysR family transcriptional regulator: MKYPDFQIDWLRAFVAVVDAGSLSAAAPMLHRSQSAVSMQIKKLENALGKPVLVRGPRHMEITAAGTELLSYARRMLELQAQTHAALFGIQLEGRIRLGVPDDYATTYLAPVLRSFASRHHGVEIELTCEQSTSLIPKVGRGDLDLALVSRDKPQRGKLLFQEPLVWVGAPQFEVWRKTPLPIAVYESGSMARTETIAALAAKRRAYRVVYHSASLTGQVAAVESGLAVAVLTRCSVPASLQPLHNLPKEFELPALGTMNVALLRSKASQRSRAVDAMYEQFVHTLGT; this comes from the coding sequence ATGAAGTACCCGGACTTTCAAATTGATTGGTTGCGCGCCTTTGTGGCCGTTGTGGACGCAGGCTCTCTGTCGGCTGCGGCACCCATGCTGCACCGCTCGCAATCGGCGGTGAGCATGCAGATCAAAAAACTGGAAAACGCATTGGGCAAGCCCGTGCTTGTGCGTGGCCCGCGCCACATGGAGATCACCGCAGCAGGCACCGAACTGCTGTCCTACGCGCGCAGGATGCTGGAGTTGCAGGCCCAGACCCACGCCGCGCTGTTCGGCATCCAACTCGAAGGCCGCATACGCCTGGGTGTGCCGGACGACTATGCCACCACCTACCTGGCGCCGGTGCTGCGCAGCTTTGCCAGCCGCCACCATGGGGTGGAGATTGAATTGACCTGTGAGCAGTCCACCTCACTCATTCCCAAGGTGGGGCGCGGCGATTTGGACTTGGCACTGGTGTCACGGGACAAGCCCCAGCGTGGCAAGCTGCTGTTTCAAGAGCCGCTGGTTTGGGTGGGCGCCCCTCAGTTCGAGGTGTGGCGCAAAACGCCCCTGCCCATTGCGGTTTATGAATCAGGAAGCATGGCCAGAACAGAAACCATCGCGGCGCTGGCAGCCAAGCGGCGTGCCTACCGCGTGGTCTACCACAGCGCCAGCCTGACTGGCCAAGTGGCCGCTGTGGAAAGCGGGCTTGCCGTGGCCGTGCTGACGCGCTGCAGTGTGCCCGCCAGCTTGCAGCCGCTGCATAACCTGCCCAAGGAATTTGAACTGCCTGCACTGGGCACTATGAACGTTGCCCTGTTGCGCAGCAAGGCATCACAGCGCTCACGCGCGGTCGACGCCATGTACGAACAGTTTGTGCATACCTTGGGGACGTAG